The following proteins come from a genomic window of Astatotilapia calliptera chromosome 11, fAstCal1.2, whole genome shotgun sequence:
- the l3mbtl1b gene encoding lethal(3)malignant brain tumor-like protein 4 isoform X2 translates to MTDTPPSDGPSQGAEFDRMGLDWKDGIATLPGSDIRFRLTEFRTLEIVTDLEVKGQEAEPNSETLDPAPSHTPTPPPEGQSQTGTSKASANQSKPGLSQAKAPGPVLLSLEEGPSMEGPSVEVGPSVEVGSSANLGSNGELSRCRACGGRAPGDALLQGKFCCSACAQPSSGRSSPGEAREGQAVEGERLGKRVRKKRKIYMDSGEEEEENQEEPEEKAKATKGRRGAKIAKLVAAPPNKKRAWSWPSYLEEERAVAAPVKLFKEHQSLPQSRNSFKVGMKLEGLDPAHPSLFCVLSVAEIQGYRVRLHFDGYPECYDFWANADSWDLKPAGWCEKNGHKLLLPKGNKNTTNKHEIQGCKDGEFNWSTYVKNCRGQLAPKHLFKSLNTSVTPSGFRAGMKLEAVDRKNPALICVATIAAVVDNRLLIHFDNWDDTHDYWCDASSPYIHPVGYCEEAELTLTTPAECKEPKSFSWEKYLEETGTQAAPARAFKVRPLHGFQFGMKVEAVDKRNPMLIRVATIADTEDHRLKIHFDGWSSEYDYWVETDCPDLHPVGWCQKTGHPLQYPNGSSDLVTAPGQGCPTPGCNGVGHIRGPRYGTHYTQVSCPYSEVNLNKEGLLPDRLSGERPPTLSGPHPRGRRPDPNANNTTQNSSTQDQPEGPEDAQNRKPATVAAERTGRSSQAEALSGATEQSHNGTRPKRTAPVPKYLKMHYVKEEIGDSKASPEAISLQQALHESVFSPGISASPPHRVALCWDKHCQLLPEVLGLTAKRVATWSAEEVAGFVKGLPGCKEHAATFKTEQIDGEAFLLLTQADIVKILSIKLGPALKIYNSILMLKNADEE, encoded by the exons ATGACTGACACTCCACCCAGTGATGGCCCCTCCCAGGGAGCTGAGTTTGACAGGATGGGATTAGACTGGAAGGATGGCATTGCAACGCTGCCAGGCAGTGATATCAGG ttccGCCTGACCGAGTTTCGGACTCTTGAGATTGTCACAGATTTAGAGGTCAAAGGGCAGGAGGCAGAGCCTAACAGTGAGACCTTGGACCCCGCACCATCTCACACGCCCACCCCTCCACCTGAAGGCCAGTCACAGACAGGGACAAGCAAAgcttcagccaatcagagtaAACCAGGATTGTCTCAAGCTAAAG CTCCTGGTCCTGTGCTTTTGTCTTTAGAGGAGGGCCCCAGTATGGAGGGCCCCAGTGTGGAGGTTGGGCCCAGTGTTGAAGTTGGTTCTAGTGCAAACTTGGGCTCAAATGGGGAGCTGTCAAGGTGCCGGGCCTGCGGTGGCCGTGCTCCTGGGGATGCCCTCCTGCAGGGGAAATTCTGCTGCTCAGCTTGTGCCCAGCCTTCCAGTGGCAG ATCGTCTCCGGGAGAAGCACGGGAGGGTCAGGCAGTAGAAGGAGAGAGACTTGGCAAACGTGTGCGCAAAAAGAGGAAGATCTACATGGACTCtggtgaggaagaggaagaaaaccaaGAAGAACCAGAG GAAAAGGCTAAAGCTACAAAGGGCAGGAGAGGAGCCAAAATTGCCAAGCTGG TTGCTGCCCCACCCAATAAGAAACGTGCATGGAGCTGGCCTTCTTACCTCGAAGAGGAGAGAGCGGTCGCTGCTCCAGTTAAACTATTCAAAGAG CACCAGTCGCTTCCACAAAGCAGGAACAGTTTTAAGGTGGGGATGAAGCTGGAGGGACTTGACCCGGCACACCCGTCTCTATTCTGTGTGCTCAGTGTTGCGGAG ATCCAAGGTTACAGGGTGAGGCTCCACTTTGACGGATATCCAGAATGCTATGACTTCTGGGCTAATGCCGATTCGTGGGATCTGAAACCAGCCGGCTGGTGTGAGAAGAACGGACACAAGTTATTGTTGCCTAAAGGTAACAAGAATACCACCAATAAACATGAAATTCAAg GCTGTAAGGATGGAGAGTTCAACTGGAGCACGTACGTGAAGAACTGCAGGGGTCAGCTGGCCCCGAAACACCTTTTTAAGAGCCTCAACACA tccGTGACTCCATCCGGGTTTAGAGCTGGGATGAAACTGGAGGCGGTTGACAGGAAGAATCCTGCTTTGATCTGTGTAGCAACAATTGCTGCCGTTGTCGACAACCGCCTGCTCATTCATTTTGACAACTGGGATGACACACATGATTACTG gtGTGATGCCAGCAGTCCATACATCCACCCTGTGGGTTACTGTGAAGAGGCTGAGCTAACACTCACAACTCCAGCTG AATGTAAGGAACCAAAGAGTTTCTCTTGGGAGAAATACCTGGAAGAGACGGGCACACAGGCAGCTCCTGCACGAGCTTTCAAAGTG cgaCCTCTGCATGGCTTCCAGTTTGGGATGAAAGTAGAAGCGGTTGATAAGAGGAATCCCATGCTCATTCGTGTTGCCACTATAGCAGACACAGAGGACCACAGACTAAAG ATCCACTTTGATGGCTGGAGTTCAGAGTACGACTATTGGGTGGAAACCGACTGCCCAGATCTGCATCCTGTCGGGTGGTGTCAAAAAACTGGACACCCACTACAATATCCTAACG GCTCCAGTGATTTAGTGACTGCTCCAGGACAAGGATGTCCTACCCCGGGATGCAACGGCGTTGGGCACATCAGGGGACCTCGCTATGGGACTCACTACAC TCAGGTGAGCTGTCCCTACTCAGAGGTGAATCTGAACAAAGAGGGTTTGCTGCCAGACCGTCTCAGCGGAGAGCGGCCTCCCACCCTCAGCGGGCCTCATCCTCGTGGGCGACGCCCTGACCCAAATGCAAACAACACAACGCAAAACTCCTCGACGCAAGATCAACCCGAAGGACCGGAGGACGCCCAGAACAG GAAACCGGCGACGGTGGCAGCTGAGCGTACAGGACGCAGTAGCCAGGCAGAGGCACTGAGTGGAGCCACCGAGCAAAGCCACAATGGAACAAGGCCTAAACG GACAGCTCCAGTTCCcaaatacctaaaaatgcatTATGTCAAAGAGGAGATTGGCGATAGTAAAG CCTCTCCAGAGGCCATCTCCCTCCAGCAGGCCCTCCACGAGTCGGTGTTCTCCCCCGGCATCTCTGCCTCGCCTCCCCATCGGGTGGCTCTTTGCTGGGACAAACACTGCCAGCTGCTGCCTGAGGTCCTGGGGCTGACTGCCAAGAGAGTGGCCACTTGGAGTGCCGAGGAG gTGGCTGGTTTTGTCAAAGGGCTTCCAGGGTGCAAAGAACATGCTGCTACATTTAAAACAGAG